TAAATTGAATGAATTATTGAAATGAAAAAACGTATTTAAATCTTATAAAAAACACTTAAAGTTAACAATTTAACACTATATCAAAATGGCAAAAGAAAAATTTGATCGTTCCAAACCGCACGTTAACATTGGAACTATTGGTCACGTTGACCACGGTAAAACAACCTTAACCGCTGCAATTACTACCGTATTGGCAGAAAAAGGACTTTCAGAAAAGCGTTCATTCGATTCTATCGATAATGCTCCTGAAGAAAAAGAAAGAGGTATCACCATCAACACTGCACACGTAGAGTATCAAACTGCTGCGCGTCACTATGCACACGTTGATTGCCCAGGACACGCTGATTATGTGAAGAACATGGTTACCGGTGCTGCGCAGATGGACGGTGCTATATTAGTGGTTGCAGCTACAGATGGACCTATGCCACAAACCCGTGAGCACATTCTTCTTGCCCGTCAGGTAGGAGTTCCAAAGATTGTTGTTTTCATGAATAAGGTTGACATGGTTGATGATGCTGAAATTTTAGATATCGTTGAGATGGAAATCCGTGAATTATTAAGCTTCTATCAATTCGATGGTGACAATACTCCTATAATCCGTGGATCTGCTTTAGGTGGATTAAACCTGGATGCTAAGTGGGTAGAGAAAATCATGGAATTAATGAATGCAGTTGATACATTCATTCCACTTCCTCCTCGAGATGTTGATAAGCCATTCTTGATGCCAGTAGAAGACGTATTCTCTATTACTGGTCGCGGAACTGTTGCAACAGGCCGAATCGAGCGTGGAGTAATCAACTCAAATGAAACTGTTGAAATCATCGGTATGCAAGAGAAGAAATTAACTTCTACTGTAACTGGGGTTGAGATGTTCCGTAAAATTCTTGATCGTGGAGAAGCAGGTGACAACGTGGGTTTGTTATTACGTGGTATCGAAAAGAACGATATCCGCAGAGGAATGGTTATAGCCAAGCCTGGCTCTATTACTCCTCATACTGTTTTCAAAGCTGAGATTTACGTATTGAAAAAGGAAGAAGGTGGTCGTCATACTCCTTTCCACAATAAATACCGCCCTCAGTTCTATATGCGCACTACAGATGTAACTGGAGAGATAGAATTGCCAGAAGGTCGTGAGATGGTAATGCCAGGTGATAACGTTACAATTACTGTAAACCTTATCGTACCCGTAGCTATGGATAAAGGATTACGTTTCGCGATTCGCGAAGGTGGTCGTACTGTAGGTGCAGGTCAGGTAATTGATATTGTTAAGTAATCTTAACTGAGTCAATTATAAACAGCATTCACCGGAGGTTTTTGAGCCTTCGGTGATTGTTTGTATATGAAAGGAGCATAGTTCAAGGGTAGAATAGCGGTCTCCAAAACCGTTGATGGGAGTTCGAATCTCTGCTCCTGCAAGTATCAACGGTGTTGTAATTCAATAAGTTATCTGTGATTATTAAAATAGTTTATTGAATAGGAATAACAATTAAAAACAAGAAAGTAAAACAAGCAAAGATGGATAAATTGAAAATATATGTGCAAGAGTCGTACAACGAACTAATGCACAAGGTATCCTGGCCAACATGGGCAGAATTACAAGAATCGGCCATTACCGTTTTGGTAGCAACAGTAATTGTTGGATTAATCATTTGGCTTATAGACCTGGTATTCTCTGGTATACTTGGATTTATTTATAGCCTTACTTAAACGAATAAATCAATCAGGTTTTATTAAGCCGAACAAAGATGACAGAGGTAGCAGAAAAAAAGTGGTACGTAATACGTGCCATCAGTGGTAAGGAAAAGAAAGTAAAGCAATATATAGATGCTGAAATTTCACGATTGAAATTGCAGGATTTTGTTGCTCAGGTTCTTATACCTACCGAAAAAATATATCAGATTAAAAATGGTAAGAAGATTTCTAAAGAACGCAGTTATTTGCCTGGTTATGTATTGTTGGAAGCAAATATTTCTGGCGAAATCCCCCATATAATTCAGAATATTCCAGGAGTAATTAACTTTCTGGGCCCTAAGGGAGAGGCACCAGCACCATTGCGTGTGTCTGAAGTAAACAGGATTTTAGGAAAGGCGGATGAATTGGCCGAATCTCCTGAAATTGCTAACATTCCTTTCGTAGTTGGCGAAACTGTAAAAGTAATTGATGGACCATTCAATAGTTTTTCAGGAGTTATTGAAGAAGTTAATGAAGAAAAGAGAAAATTAAAGGTAATTGTAAAAATATTTGGCCGCAAAACTCCACTTGAGTTGAGTTACTTGCAAGTTGAAAAGGAATAAAATCATCGCATTACTCAGTTTTTGCTTAGACCGGAAGTATCAAAATAGCTTCCATATTTTGCCGGCTAAGAATGGCACAAAAACATAGGATTAATGCCTACTCAAACTAAAAAAAAATAAAATGGCAAAAGAAATAGGTGCATTAATAAAACTTCAGGTAAAGGGTGGCGCTGCCAATCCTGCCCCTCCAATTGGTCCTGCATTAGGAGCAAAAGGGGTTAACATTATGGAGTTTTGCAAGCAGTTTAATGCTCGCACACAAGACCAGGCTGGCAAAGTATTGCCAGTGGTAATAACAGTATATGTAGATAAGTCCTTTGAATTTATTATTAAAAAGCCACCGGTAGCGGTAGCTATTTTAGAGGCCACAAAACTTAAGAGCGGTTCGGCAGAACCTAACCGTAAGAAGGTTGCTACTATAAATTGGGATAAGGTGCGTGAAATCGCCCAAGAAAAAATGTCTGATTTGAATTGTTTTACAATGGAATCAGCCATGAGTATGGTGGCGGGTACTGCACGCAGCATGGGGGTAATTGTAGAAGGCACTAGGCCTTTCTAATTGTTCTTTGATTTTTTTCGAATGTTGGAATTAAAAAGGTAAGCGGAAAAGTAAGCAGTATAGAAAAACATCTTCAAAAGTTAGATGTTCTAAATACTTAATAGCTCATAACGTATCTTTCAAGGTCATCATTCTTAGACAAAAAAGATTGTTCACTTGATGGAGTGTCGCAAATAACGGCACGCTTGCACATCGTAATAAATTAATAAATGGCAAAATTAACGAAAAAACAAAAAGCTACGCTTGCCAAGTATGATCCTTCGAAAACATACAGTTTGAAGGATGCAAGCAAAATTGTAAAGGACATTTCCTATACAAAATTTGATGCTTCAGTTGATCTGAGCATCCGCCTGGGGGTTGACCCGCGTAAGGCAAATCAAATGGTTCGTGGGGTGGTAACTCTTCCACATGGTACCGGAAAAAATGTACGTGTTCTTGTTCTTTGCACTCCCGATAAGGAGGCAGAAGCAAAAGCAGCAGGTGCCGATCATGTTGGATTGGATGACTATATTTCGAAAATCGAAAAAGGTTGGACCGATATCGATATTGTAATTACCATGCCTTCAGTAATGGCTAAGGTAGGTAAGTTAGGTAAGATATTGGGACCTCGCAGCCTTATGCCAAATCCAAAGACTGGTACAGTTACAAACGATGTTGGTAAAGCAGTGGAGGAAGTTAAAGCCGGTAAGATTGATTTTAAAGTAGATAAGCAAGGAATCATTCATTCTTCAGTTGGTAAGGTATCATTTGATGCTAAGAAAATTGAAGAAAATGCAAATGAATTATTGAACACTATTGTAAAGCTAAAACCTAGTGCAGCCAAAGGAACTTATATGAAGAGTGTAAGTTTGTCAAGCACAATGAGCCATGGTATTAAGATAGACACTAAATAAATAGCTTAAATTATAAACCCATAAAAACTTACACAAAATGACAAGAGAAGAAAAGAATAAAGCAATAGATGAGATAGTGGATACCCTTTCTGCTTACAATGGGTTTTATATAACCGATATCTCAGGTTTGAATTCAGAAAAAACAAGTCAATTGCGAAGAATGTGCTACGACAGAGGCATTAAAATGAGTGTTGCAAAAAATTCGCTCATAAAGAAAGCCCTTGAACGCATGAATACTGAAGCTTATGAACCTTTGTATGATTCATTAAAAGGATCTTCGGCACTTATGCTATGCGAAACGGCAAACCTTCCCGCAAAACTTATTAAGGAAATTCGAAGCAAAAAAGACAACACCAAGCCGATATTAAAATGCGCTTATATTGACTCTTCAGTTTTCATTGGCGATAATCAAGTTGAAGTGATAGCCAGTCTGAAGTCGAAGAATGAATTAATAGCAGATGTATTAGCCTTGTTGCAATCTCCAATACGCAATGTTATTGGTGGATTACAAAGTGGCGGTCACAAAATTGCAGGAATTATTAAAACGCTTGAGTCACGTGCATAATTTTTCTATAACTGTAGCTTCCATACAGTTTAGTTAATCTTTGCAATCGATTCTTTAAACAATATCAAAATCAATAAATAACAAATTAAAAATTTCAAATAAAATGGCAGATTTAAATTCATTAGCAGAAACACTCGTTGGCTTAACCGTAAAAGAAGTTAACGAACTTGCAAAAATCCTTAAAGACGTACACGGTATAGAGCCGGCAGCAGCAGCAGCTGTAGTTGCAGCCCCAGCAGCTGGTGGTGGTGCAGCAGCAGCCGAAGAAAAGTCAACTTTTGATGTTATTCTTAAAAGTGCAGGTCAAGCTAAACTTAACGTAGTTAAGTTGGTTAAAGATCTTACAGGATTAGGATTGAAGGAGGCAAAAGATTTAGTTGATGGTGCTCCAAAGGCAATTAAAGAAGGTGTATCTAAAGCTGAGGCTGATTCATTGAAAGATCAATTAGTAGCTGCAGGTGCTGAAGTTGAAGTTAAGTAATTCAACACATAAAAGTTTTGATTTAGGCCAATGGTGCACTTCAGTGCACCGTTGGTCTTATTCCTGTTTATAACGCAAGTATATTTTGTGTTTTTCTAAAACCAAATGGATTTATAAAAATACAAACTTCCCTGGGTAGATTATCTATCCAACTCATTTCTCTCAACTCACGGTTTCCTTTATTTTAATTTAAAAATCTTATTATAGTGGCTTCAATCAGCACTTTCCACGAAAAAGGCACGAAACGAATTAACTTCGCCAAGGCCAAACAAAATCTGGAGTATCCTGATTTTCTAGAAATTCAGTTAAAATCTTTCCAGGATTTTTTCCAGTTAGAAACAACTTCTGATAACCGCGAAAAAGAAGGCTTGTATAAAGTATTCAGTGAGAATTTCCCCATCACTGATTCGCGAAATAATTTTGTCCTCGAATTTCTTGATTATTTTATTGACCCTCCTCGCTATTCTATTGAAGAATGTATCGAGCGAGGTCTCACCTATAGCGTACCGCTAAAGGCAAAACTTAAATTATATTGTACAGATCCCGAGCACGAGGATTTTCAAACGATTGTACAAGACGTTTACCTTGGAACAATTCCTTACATGACTCCTAAAGGCACATTTGTAATTAATGGTGCTGAACGTGTAGTTGTATCGCAATTGCATCGATCGCCTGGTGTATTCTTTGGTCAAAGCAGACATGCTAATGGTACCAAATTATATTCGGCACGTGTAATTCCGTTTAAAGGCTCATGGATTGAATTTGCCACCGATATAAACAATGTCATGTACGCATACATTGATCGTAAAAAGAAGTTCCCAGTAACTACGCTTTTACGGGCTATCGGCTTTGAAACTGATAAAGACATATTAGAAATATTTGGGCTTGCCGATGAGGTAAAGGTGTCAAAGGCTGCCCTGAAAACATGTGTAGGCCGCAAGTTGGCTGCCAGAGTATTGAAATCCTGGGTTGAAGATTTTGTTGATGAGGATACTGGTGAAGTAGTTTCTATTACACGAACCGAAGTAATTTTGGATCGTGAAACGATACTCGAGTCTGAACACATTGATCTTATTGCTGATGCTGGAGTAAAAAGTATCATCTTACATAAAGATGAAACAAGTGCTGCTGATTATGCAGTAATTTACAATACACTTCAAAAAGATACATCAAATAACGAAAAGGAAGCGGTGGAGCATATCTACCGTCAATTACGTAATGCAGAACCACCTGATGAGGAAACAGCTCGTGGAATCATTGAGAAGTTATTTTTCTCTGACAAACGTTATGATTTAGGTCAGGTTGGTAGATATCGTATCAATAAGAAGTTAGGACTATTAACTCCGTCAGATACCAAAGTACTTACTAAAGAAGATATCATATGCATAATTAAATATCTTATTCAACTTATCAACTCAAAAGCTGATGTAGATGATATCGATCACTTGAGCAATCGTAGGGTTCGTACAGTTGGCGAGCAATTATATTCGCAATTTGGAGTAGGATTGGCCCGCATGGCCCGCACAATACGTGAGCGTATGAATGTTCGCGATAATGAAGTTTTTACACCAACTGATTTAATCAATGCAAAAACATTGTCATCAGTTATTAATTCATTCTTTGGAACTAATCAGTTGAGCCAGTTTATGGATCAAACTAATCCATTAAGTGAAATTACTCACAAACGCAGGTTGTCAGCTCTTGGACCCGGAGGTCTTTCGCGTGAACGCGCAGGATTTGAAGTACGTGATGTGCACTACACCCACTACGGTCGTCTATGCACAATTGAAACACCCGAAGGGCCGAATATCGGTTTGATATCTTCCCTTTGTGTTTATGCAAAAATCAACAATTTGGGATTCATAGAAACACCTTATCGTCCGGTAATTGAAGGTAAGCTAGATGTAGATAATACCGATGTTGTTTATTTAACTGCTGAAGAAGAAGATAACAAGGTAATTGCCCAGGCGATTGCTCAGGTAGACTCTAAAGGAAATTTTGAAACTGTAAAAGTTAAAGCTCGTAAAGAAGGTGACTTCCCAATCGTTGACCCGCACGAAGTAAATTTAATGGATGTGGCACCTAACCAAATTGCATCTATTGCGGCTTCGCTCATCCCATTCTTGGAACACGATGATGCGAATCGTGCGTTGATGGGTTCGAACATGCAACGTCAAGCGGTGCCTTTATTGCGTCCCGAAGCACCAATTGTAGGCACAGGACTTGAAGGACGCCTTGTGCGCGATTCACGGGTATTAATTAATGCTGAGTATGATGGAGTTGTAGAGTATGTGGATGCCGAAGAAATTCATATTCGTAGCAACCGCAGTGACGAAGAAAAGTTGATTTCATTTGAAGACGATTTAAAGGTTTACAAGCTTACTAAATTTCAAAAAACTAATCAGAATACAAGCATTAATCTTAAACCTATTGTAAGACGAGGTGATAAGGTTAAAGCAGGTCAGGTGCTATGTGAGGGTTATGCTACCAACAATGGAGAATTAGCTTTGGGACGTAATTTAAAAGTAGCTTTTATGCCTTGGCGTGGTTTCAACTTTGAGGATGCCATTGTGATAAATGAAAAAGTAGTAAGTCAGGATATATTTACCTCGGTACATATTGATGAATATAGCCTTGAAGTACGCGATACCAAACGCGGTATGGAAGAATTAACAGCCGATATACCAAACGTAAGTGAAGAGGCAACTAAAGACCTCGATGAATATGGAATGATACGTGTAGGTGCAGAGGTTCGTGAGGGTGATATCCTAATAGGAAAAATTACTCCTAAAGGGGAGACAGATCCTTCGCCAGAAGAGAAATTATTACGCGCTATTTTTGGAGATAAGGCCGGTGATGTTAAGGATGCATCGCTTAAGGTTCCGCCATCGGTAGTCGGTGTTGTAATTAACAAGAAATTATTCTCTCGTAACCTTAAGGATAAGGTATCGAAAGGCGATGAAAAGGCTATTCTTACCCAGCTTGATGAAGACCAGGCTAAGCAGCTTGTTGAGTTAAAATCTAGATTGGTTGAGAAGTTATTCACGCTGGTTAACGGAAAAACATCGCAAGGTGTTTCAAACTTATTAAAAGCAGTTTTAATTCCAAAGGGAACCAAGTTTACGCAAAAGATGTTAGCAGACTTAAGTCTTGAAAACATCAACCCGTTAAAATGGACTACCGATAAAGAATTAAATGAGAAGATTACTCAGCTGTTACATAATCATACTATAAAGTCGCAAGATGTAATTGGAGCTATTAAGCGCAAGAAATATGCACTTACCGTGGGAGATGAATTACCAGCTGGAATTATGCAACTAGCTAAGGTATATATTGCCAAAAAGCGTAAACTAAAGGTTGGTGATAAAATGGCTGGTCGACATGGAAACAAGGGTATTGTAGCAAAGATTGTGCGTGCCGAAGATATGCCTTTCCTTGAAGACGGAACACCGGTAGATATTGTACTTAACCCACTGGGCGTGCCATCGCGTATGAATATTGGTCAGATTTATGAAACCGTTCTTGCTTGGGCGGGTGAGAAGTTAGGGGTTAAAGTTTGCTACACCTATTTTTGATGGCGCAACCCTTGATGATATCTGTAACTACACCGACAAGGCCGACATTCCTCGCTATGGTGTAACTCAGTTATATGATGGTCTTACAGGCGACAGATTCGATCAGTCTGCAACGGTAGGTATTATCTATATGCTTAAACTGGGCCATATGGTTGATGACAAAATGCACGCACGTAGCATAGGACCATACTCACTGATTACGCAACAACCATTGGGGGGTAAAGCTCAATTTGGAGGTCAGCGTTTTGGAGAGATGGAGGTATGGGCTATTGAAGCATTTGGTGCTGCCAACATTTTGCAAGAATTACTTACTGTAAAATCCGATGATGTAGTTGGACGTGCTAAGGCATATGAAAGTATAGTAAAGGGCGACAACATGCAAACTCCGGGTGTACCCGAATCGTTTAATGTATTGTTGCATGAACTTCGTGGTCTTGGCCTAAAGATTACTTTAGACTAA
This sequence is a window from Bacteroidota bacterium. Protein-coding genes within it:
- the tuf gene encoding elongation factor Tu, whose translation is MAKEKFDRSKPHVNIGTIGHVDHGKTTLTAAITTVLAEKGLSEKRSFDSIDNAPEEKERGITINTAHVEYQTAARHYAHVDCPGHADYVKNMVTGAAQMDGAILVVAATDGPMPQTREHILLARQVGVPKIVVFMNKVDMVDDAEILDIVEMEIRELLSFYQFDGDNTPIIRGSALGGLNLDAKWVEKIMELMNAVDTFIPLPPRDVDKPFLMPVEDVFSITGRGTVATGRIERGVINSNETVEIIGMQEKKLTSTVTGVEMFRKILDRGEAGDNVGLLLRGIEKNDIRRGMVIAKPGSITPHTVFKAEIYVLKKEEGGRHTPFHNKYRPQFYMRTTDVTGEIELPEGREMVMPGDNVTITVNLIVPVAMDKGLRFAIREGGRTVGAGQVIDIVK
- the secE gene encoding preprotein translocase subunit SecE — translated: MDKLKIYVQESYNELMHKVSWPTWAELQESAITVLVATVIVGLIIWLIDLVFSGILGFIYSLT
- the nusG gene encoding transcription termination/antitermination factor NusG, yielding MTEVAEKKWYVIRAISGKEKKVKQYIDAEISRLKLQDFVAQVLIPTEKIYQIKNGKKISKERSYLPGYVLLEANISGEIPHIIQNIPGVINFLGPKGEAPAPLRVSEVNRILGKADELAESPEIANIPFVVGETVKVIDGPFNSFSGVIEEVNEEKRKLKVIVKIFGRKTPLELSYLQVEKE
- the rplK gene encoding 50S ribosomal protein L11 produces the protein MAKEIGALIKLQVKGGAANPAPPIGPALGAKGVNIMEFCKQFNARTQDQAGKVLPVVITVYVDKSFEFIIKKPPVAVAILEATKLKSGSAEPNRKKVATINWDKVREIAQEKMSDLNCFTMESAMSMVAGTARSMGVIVEGTRPF
- a CDS encoding 50S ribosomal protein L1, which encodes MAKLTKKQKATLAKYDPSKTYSLKDASKIVKDISYTKFDASVDLSIRLGVDPRKANQMVRGVVTLPHGTGKNVRVLVLCTPDKEAEAKAAGADHVGLDDYISKIEKGWTDIDIVITMPSVMAKVGKLGKILGPRSLMPNPKTGTVTNDVGKAVEEVKAGKIDFKVDKQGIIHSSVGKVSFDAKKIEENANELLNTIVKLKPSAAKGTYMKSVSLSSTMSHGIKIDTK
- a CDS encoding 50S ribosomal protein L10, with protein sequence MTREEKNKAIDEIVDTLSAYNGFYITDISGLNSEKTSQLRRMCYDRGIKMSVAKNSLIKKALERMNTEAYEPLYDSLKGSSALMLCETANLPAKLIKEIRSKKDNTKPILKCAYIDSSVFIGDNQVEVIASLKSKNELIADVLALLQSPIRNVIGGLQSGGHKIAGIIKTLESRA
- the rplL gene encoding 50S ribosomal protein L7/L12 — translated: MADLNSLAETLVGLTVKEVNELAKILKDVHGIEPAAAAAVVAAPAAGGGAAAAEEKSTFDVILKSAGQAKLNVVKLVKDLTGLGLKEAKDLVDGAPKAIKEGVSKAEADSLKDQLVAAGAEVEVK